A stretch of DNA from Yoonia sp. BS5-3:
GCAGTGCTTTCGCAATCGTTGAATGCAGATATCCCGGATGTCGGCACAACAACCTTCCGCCCGCCGTACACGCCTATTTCTATGGGCGCGATTGGGGGCCATGCAAAGGATGATTTGTTCCAGCCCGTGCGCCTAACGCCGGTATCTGATTGGTCAAACGCCCATGGCGCTGATAATGAACCGGTGGGCCAATGGCGCAGGCCTTACGCCTATTTGCGCACAGGCGAAAGCGTCGCGGATGCGGTCAATCGCGAGGTGAAAAATACCCGCGAAAATGTGGGCCTGCTGGATGCCTCAACCCTGGGCAAGCTGATTGTCAAAGGGCCCGACGCAGGGCGCTTTTTGGACATGATCTACACTAACATGATGTCGACGCTGCCTATTGGAAAATGCCGCTACGGGCTGATGTGTTCGGAAAACGGGTTTTTGATCGATGATGGTGTTGTGGCGCGATTGTCTGAGGATACATGGCTCTGCCACACCACAACCGGGGGTGCGGATCACATCCATGCACATATGGAGGATTGGCTACAATGCGAATGGTGGGATTGGCAGGTTTATGTGGCCAATGTCACAGAACAATTTGCGCAGATTGCAGTTGTCGGACCTAACGCACGGAAAGTATTGGGAAAACTGGGCGGTATGGATGTTTCGGCCGAGGCAGTGCCGTTCATGCACTGGGCTGACGGGCAAATCGGCGGCTTTGATGCGCGGGTCTTCCGCATCTCATTCTCGGGTGAGCTGTCTTATGAAATCGCCGTGCCCGCCGGGCAAGGCGCCGCCTTTTGGGAGGCGCTGGTCGCTGCAGGGGACGCGTTTGGCATGATGCCTTATGGCACTGAATGCCTGCATATTTTGCGGGCTGAGAAGGGCTTTATCATGATCGGTGATGAAACCGACGGCACCGTGATCCCGCAGGATCTGAACCTGCAATGGGCGCTATCCAAGAAAAAGGATGACTACTTAGGCAAGCGCGCGCATGAGCGCAGTCATATGGCCGACCCGGACCGCTGGAAGCTGGTTGGATTAGAGACGCTCGATGGTTCTGTCTTGCCGGATGGGGCCTATGCGGTCGACGAGGGGCGCAACGAAAACGGGCAGGTGAACACCCAAGGGCGCGTTACCTCAACCTATTATTCGGCCAATTTGGGGAGGGGCATTGCCATGGGGCTGGTGCGGCATGGGCCGGAACGCATGGGCGAGGTGATCGCATTTGCCAAGGTGGACGGCACAAAGGTGCAGGCCAAGATCGTTGATCCGGTTGTCTATGACAAAGAGGGGGCCAAGCAGAATGTCTAACGCTGTCAGTGCTTTGGCGGGCCGAGAGGCCGTTGGCGAAGTGACGGTCCGCGATGCGGGCCTGCGCGGTATGATCACCCTGCGTGGTGATCTGGCCGATCCAAAGCTGCACGCGATCTGTACCGGCCTTGCAGGTGTCGATTTTCCTGGTGCGATGCGGGCCAATTGCGTCGGGCAGAAAGGGCTGTGCTGGATGTCACCCGATGAGATCTTGATCCTGCTGCCCTATGCTGAGGTGCCCAAAGCGCTTGGGATGATTGATGCCGCCCTGGAGGGGACCCATTATCTGGCGCAATCTGTCTCTGACGCGCGGGCGGTGCTGTCGGTCGAAGGCGGGTTCTGCCGTGAAGTCATAGCCAAGCTCGCCCCGGTTGATCTGCATCCCGACGCATTCAGGCCCGGTGATTTCAGGCGCACGCGGCTTGGCCAGGTCGCTGCTGCATTCTGGATGCGCGATGAGGCCTGTTTTGAGATCATCTGCTTTCGCTCCGTTGCGGGTTATGCCTTTGATCTGCTGGCCGCGAGCGCCAAGGCGGGCCCTGTCAGGCTGTTCTGAATGGCTCCGGGAGATGTTTCGATGCGCTTGGCCACAACTGGCTGATACAATTGTGAGTTCCGCAGCGCCTGCGAAATGCCTATCAAAGGTTATGTCGCGCCTATTCATTTGTTTTCTATTCGCTTTTCTTGGGTTTTCAGGGCCTTTAGCTGCTTGCGAAGGACAAGAGGCCTGCCAGCTTGGGGATCGATCGTACCATCTGCGCCTGCCGGATCAGTGGGACGGTCAAAGCCCGCTGCCGGTCTTGCTGCATTTTCATGGCTGGGCCCGTCAGGGGGATTTGATCGTGCGGCATGATCGTATCGCTACGGGTGCGATTGCCGATCATGTGCTGCTGGTTGCGCCGAATGGTTTGAACAAGTCCTGGTCATTTGGCCGCCCCCGTTCGCCCGATACTGATTTTGCCCGTGCGTTGCTGGCGGATGTGGCCAGCCGCTATCCTGTGGACCCCGAGAAGATCTTTGTCTCAGGCTATTCCTGGGGCGCGCGTATGGCCTGGCGCTTTGTGTGCGAGGATGGGGACGGGATTGCGGCGCTGCTGGCCGTGGCTGGCACCCTGTCCCAAAGTGAAACCTGCCAAACCGCCCCCGACGTCGTGCGCCAGGTCTACGGATTGAATGATCAGGTGCTGGACTATCCGATGGGGCCGGGCGGAGATCAGACCTACCCCGTATCGCTATGGCGCAGGCATTTTGATTGCGCCGCAGGACAGGACGAGGGCCAGTGGGCCGCGAGGTCATTTTTGACATTCACGCGGACGGCCTGGGATTGCCCGGGCGGCCAGGTTGTTATGGATGTACATCCGGGCGGGCACTTTATCCCGCATGATTGGATACCGCTTCAGGTGCAACAGCTTTTAGAAACCGGCGAGACGGGTTCGCCCATTCGTTAGGGGGCTGCTGTGGGACGTTAGGTGGTTTGGGCTGTGGCAGCCCCTGAATAGTTCGCAAGAAGCAAATTGGACCTTAACGTTTTGCTGCTTTTGTGCGTGGTGCACCGCCGCAAGTCCGGTTTGAGCCCATTTTGACAGATGCTGCGGTGTGCATGAATGCCCGCATAGATCGGCGACAAGAAATCAGCCTACATCCTTGGTTGCAGCAAGAACTGCAACACAATGGTTCGCGATTTTGTCGGCAGCTTCCTCCGGTTTCATATAAGTCACGTTCAATCGAAAGGTATGGGGAAGTTCGCCGCCGATTAGTGGCTCTGATGAAGCGTGGTTGCGCTCTGCGACCTCTGCGTCCTGCAACTTCCCTTTACCTCTACGCTCCGGCGACTGAATACGCTTGATGTTTTCTTCCAGATCGCAGGCGATGTGAACCATTACGAGGGGTGGACGCCTGTCGCTTCGCTCCAGGAACCTTCGCCACTCTTCCATAGCCCATTCTGTCTCGCCAGTTAGCACCGTAGTGAATATTACTGGAGTACCTGAGGGCAGGGCCGCAATTAGCTCGTCCGCAATTGCTTCAACACGCCGAACGGTCTCTCGAAATTCGGGAGTGCGGAATTCGGTCAGAGCGAATGCGAGGTTGTATAGTGTATGGATATCAACAAGACGCGCCTTCAAGAGCACCGCGAGTTCCCGCCCGACAGTCAGTTTGCCGACGCCCGGATAGCCATTCAGAACAATAATCATTCTTCTAGCCTGTTATAGTCGGCAGGATTTGCCAACAGCGAAAGCCGACATTGGCACGAATGCCGCGAATTCACCCTTCGTCCCGCATCTTGTCAGAAAGGCATTGCCTGGTGAATGTTCCGCCTGATTCAGGAGTGCCTGAGACAGCCTCTTAGTCCACCTCTTAGTCCACCATAGGACGTTGAATTGTATCGCCACTCAGGTTTGCGATCTTTCAAAGCTCAAGCACGGGGCGCGCGTTTTTTGCGACCCGCGATACAAACCGGATTTGCTTTTCGCGGCTTGGGACCTGAGCGGCCCCATCCGCGCCCTTGTGCCGCGCGCGGAGCCCCGGGAAAATCAGGTCGATTTCTGCAATCGCATCTTCGCCGATTGCCTCTGCCGCGTACTCGCCCAGATGTAGCGTTTCGGCGGGGGCATCCTCGGCAAGGATGATTTCGTGGTCGTCCAGCAGCAAATGGACGTAGTCGATTTCGTTGATCTGCTTATCCACAAAAATGCCGGGCAGGTCGGTCAAACGGATTGCGGCCAGCAAAACCTCTGCCTGGCCAAACATGCGCTGCGCAATCGGCGAGCGTGCCAAAAGCCGGTGCTGCCGCGAAACCAAAAGATCACGCGTCGGGAGCCCGCCGCCCAAAGCCCCTTGGCTGATCCGAACGGGCAGAAATCGTTCATCGGCGCCGATCATATCGGCGTCAACATGGCGGCGCCCGACCCAGCGAATGGGTTTGGGCCCGTTTTGTGTTTCAACCAGCTGGCCCGGTTTCAAATCGCTGGCGCAAACGTAGCCGGTGGGTGTTTTGATCCGGGTTGTCCCTGCAAAACACACCAAAATTTCGATATTATCGACAAGCGCGCCTGAGCCGTCGGCGTTATCACCGATCTCGGTAAACCGTATCGTATAGTCACCAGCCGCAGGGAAAGTCACGTCGGCTGACAATTGCAGATACACCGATTGCTGATCAGGCACGATGTTGGCACTGTAGATCACCACACCGTTGCTATCCAGAATTTCGACCGTGAAACCGTCGACACCCAGTGTTCCGCTGTCTCTGAGCGCGTAATCGAGATTAAGTTGGGCATCCCGGGCCTGATCGACCGTGAAGGTTTGTTCCATTACCGTGACATTGCCGGTGCCGCCATTGATCTCGGCAACACGCCCAGGTCCGGAGCCAGCGATGTAGGTACTGGACGGCCTCGTTTCCAGATCTGTGCCAGACCATCCGGTTGCGCTGTTATTGGTACTGCTGGAAAAGTCGCCGTTGACGATCAAATTTGTTAAAGCCACTGACACATCCTCGACACCTAAAACGCTGGCATGCTTATATACGTCTTTTGCTGAGGGGACAGTTAATTTTGTTTTTCGGCATATATTTCGCGAAGAATTGCCAAAATTTGTGCAGTTGAGTGTCCTTTTTGGGCGCTTCGGCGTCAGATCGGCATCCATCACGCTCTTGACCTTGCGCTGTCATGTGACATGTATCGACGCATCCCATTCTCAACTTAGAAAGATGACTGATATGGCTTTTTCACTTCCTGATCTTCCCTATGCCCATGACGCGCTGGCTGGCAAAGGCATGTCTGCCGAAACGCTGGAATACCACCACGACCTGCACCACAACGCCTATGTGACCAACGGCAACAAGGCCATTGAAGGCACCGAGTGGGAAGGCAAGTCACTGGAAGAGATCATCGTTGGCACTTATGACAAGTCGGCTGTTGCTCAGAACGGCATCTTCAACAACATCAGCCAGCTTTGGAACCACAACCAGTTTTGGGAAATGATGGGCCCAGGTGATAGCGCCATGCCTGGTGAGCTGGAAAAAGCCATCACCGAAAGCTTTGGCAGCGTTGATGAGTTCAAGTCGCAGTTCAGCGCCGCTGGTGCAGGTCAGTTCGGCTCGGGCTGGTGCTGGCTGGTCAAGAACGCTGATGGCTCGCTGGCTGTCACTAAAACCGAAAACGGCGTGAACCCGTTGTGCTTTGGTCAAACAGCATTGCTCGGCTGTGATGTGTGGGAGCATTCCTACTACATCGACTTCCGCAACAAGCGCCCGGCCTATCTGACCAATTTCCTTGATAATCTGGTCAACTGGGAAAACGTCGCCTCGCGCCTCTGATCCTTTTACCATCGACATTCGAAAAGGCCCGTGAGACATCTTGCGGGCCTTTTTATTTATTGAGGACCCTCATGCACCAACCCAGTCTGGATGCGATCCGCACTGCCGCTGATGAGCTGGCAGATGCGATCATCGAAACGCCTGTTTTGCCGCTATCCGCGGACCGCTGGCAGGGCCTGCTGCCCAAGGGTGCGGATGTCACCATCAAGCTTGAGCTGTTCCAGCAAACCGGCGCGTTCAAGGCGCGCGGCGCGCTGCTCGGGATCAGACGCCTTGGTGCCGATCAGCGCGCTGCCGGTGTTGTAGCCGCCAGCGGGGGCAATCATGCGCTGGGCGTGTCCTGGGCTGCGAAAGAGGCCGGGATTTCTGCCCTGATCTGCATGCCCCGCGCCGTCGATCCGGCCCGCATTGCGGGGTGCAAGGCGCTGGGCGCTGAGGTGCAGTTGTTTGACGATATGGCCGGGGCCTTTGCCGCGATGAACAAGGCAGCTGGGGCAGGGCGCACGCTGATGCACCCGTTTGAGGCCGATCACATGGTGCTGGGCGCGGCGACCTGCGGTCTGGAATATTGCGCGCAGGCCCCGGATGTGGATGTCTTTGTCGTGCCTGTCGGCGGCGGCGGTCTGATCTCTGGCATGGCCTCTGCCATTCGCCATCTGCGCCCGAATGCGCAGATCATCGGGGTAGAGCCCTTCGGCGCGGACAGCCTTTATCGCAGCCTGGCTTCGGGACAACCGGAGACGCTGGACAAGGTCGATACGATGGCCGACAGCCTTGGCGCGCCCATGTCGCTGCCGGGCACCTTTGGGATTTGCCAAAAGCTGGTGGATGAGGTGGTGCGCATCAGTGACGCCGAGATGGCCGAAGCCATGCGGCTTATGCAGGCGCATATGGCGATCACGGCAGAACCGGCTTGTGCCGCTTCACTGGCTGCGATCATGGGGCCGTTGAAGCATCAGCTCGCAGGGTGCAAGATTGGGATTATTGCTTGCGGATCGAATATCTCAATCCCGCGGTTTGCAGAATTGACGGCGCTGTCAGAGGGCTGAT
This window harbors:
- a CDS encoding AAA family ATPase, whose product is MIIVLNGYPGVGKLTVGRELAVLLKARLVDIHTLYNLAFALTEFRTPEFRETVRRVEAIADELIAALPSGTPVIFTTVLTGETEWAMEEWRRFLERSDRRPPLVMVHIACDLEENIKRIQSPERRGKGKLQDAEVAERNHASSEPLIGGELPHTFRLNVTYMKPEEAADKIANHCVAVLAATKDVG
- a CDS encoding Hint domain-containing protein — protein: MALTNLIVNGDFSSSTNNSATGWSGTDLETRPSSTYIAGSGPGRVAEINGGTGNVTVMEQTFTVDQARDAQLNLDYALRDSGTLGVDGFTVEILDSNGVVIYSANIVPDQQSVYLQLSADVTFPAAGDYTIRFTEIGDNADGSGALVDNIEILVCFAGTTRIKTPTGYVCASDLKPGQLVETQNGPKPIRWVGRRHVDADMIGADERFLPVRISQGALGGGLPTRDLLVSRQHRLLARSPIAQRMFGQAEVLLAAIRLTDLPGIFVDKQINEIDYVHLLLDDHEIILAEDAPAETLHLGEYAAEAIGEDAIAEIDLIFPGLRARHKGADGAAQVPSREKQIRFVSRVAKNARPVLEL
- a CDS encoding sarcosine oxidase subunit gamma family protein, which gives rise to MSNAVSALAGREAVGEVTVRDAGLRGMITLRGDLADPKLHAICTGLAGVDFPGAMRANCVGQKGLCWMSPDEILILLPYAEVPKALGMIDAALEGTHYLAQSVSDARAVLSVEGGFCREVIAKLAPVDLHPDAFRPGDFRRTRLGQVAAAFWMRDEACFEIICFRSVAGYAFDLLAASAKAGPVRLF
- a CDS encoding threonine/serine dehydratase, producing the protein MHQPSLDAIRTAADELADAIIETPVLPLSADRWQGLLPKGADVTIKLELFQQTGAFKARGALLGIRRLGADQRAAGVVAASGGNHALGVSWAAKEAGISALICMPRAVDPARIAGCKALGAEVQLFDDMAGAFAAMNKAAGAGRTLMHPFEADHMVLGAATCGLEYCAQAPDVDVFVVPVGGGGLISGMASAIRHLRPNAQIIGVEPFGADSLYRSLASGQPETLDKVDTMADSLGAPMSLPGTFGICQKLVDEVVRISDAEMAEAMRLMQAHMAITAEPACAASLAAIMGPLKHQLAGCKIGIIACGSNISIPRFAELTALSEG
- a CDS encoding polyhydroxybutyrate depolymerase; this translates as MSRLFICFLFAFLGFSGPLAACEGQEACQLGDRSYHLRLPDQWDGQSPLPVLLHFHGWARQGDLIVRHDRIATGAIADHVLLVAPNGLNKSWSFGRPRSPDTDFARALLADVASRYPVDPEKIFVSGYSWGARMAWRFVCEDGDGIAALLAVAGTLSQSETCQTAPDVVRQVYGLNDQVLDYPMGPGGDQTYPVSLWRRHFDCAAGQDEGQWAARSFLTFTRTAWDCPGGQVVMDVHPGGHFIPHDWIPLQVQQLLETGETGSPIR
- a CDS encoding superoxide dismutase; translation: MAFSLPDLPYAHDALAGKGMSAETLEYHHDLHHNAYVTNGNKAIEGTEWEGKSLEEIIVGTYDKSAVAQNGIFNNISQLWNHNQFWEMMGPGDSAMPGELEKAITESFGSVDEFKSQFSAAGAGQFGSGWCWLVKNADGSLAVTKTENGVNPLCFGQTALLGCDVWEHSYYIDFRNKRPAYLTNFLDNLVNWENVASRL